The stretch of DNA GTGAAATGATTTATGATCTTTACGAAGAAGGCAAGACTAGTGCAAATTGGCAAATGTCTGATGCAGCCGCACGTGTTCTATTTGCAGGAATCGTCGGAGATACCGGACGATTTATGTTCTCAAGTACAAGTCAAAAGACTTTTGACACGGCAGGCGAATTAATCAAATATAATTTTGATCGTACTGAATTATTTAATGGCATGTACGAAGTGGAACGTAATCTATTGCATTTACAAGGTCATATTTACCAGCACTTCGTCATGAATGACAACGGGGCGGCTTACGTTAAACTACCGCTTGAAACGTTGAAAGAATTCGGTGTGACTGCAAGCGAAACATCGTTACTTGTCGGTTCTCTTGGCAACGTAAAAGGAATTAAAGCGTGGATAATATTCATCGAAGAAGAGGATCAAATTCGAGTGCGACTTCGCTCTAAAGGTCCTATAATCAATGAATTGGCCAAGCAGTATGGTGGCGGTGGGCATCCGCTTGCTGCAGGAGCATCAATCTATTCCTGGAAAGATGCTGATGAAGTAATTGCTAAACTAAACAAATTATGTGAGTAAGTTGAAAGGGGGAAGGACCAATGTACCCAGTGTATCCACAAGTAGGGACATCTGCAGATTTACTTAATAGCACGATTCGCTTGGAAGCATTGATTCCTTTCCTTCAAAAACAACAGGCGACTTCGGTAGCCATTACCAATAGACGGTTATACGGTGTGATGCCGTTTTATCAAGCTGTCAAGAAAGCCGGTTTACATCCAGTAATCGGTTTAACTTGTCTTATTGAACTGACTGACGAGACACTTGTTGAAGTCCAACTGTATGCCAAGACCAACCTGGGCTATCAGAACTTATTGAAAATCAGTAGCGCACTAGAAGTCAAAGCACTTTCTGCACTGCCATTAAAATGGCTCCGTGCTTATAAAGAAGACTGTTTTGTAGTTGTACAGCTTTCCAAAATCGCAGTGCTAGAAACAGTTGAATCCATATTGGATGCCTTAAAGGATTGCTTAGGTTCTGGTCTGCTGGTTGGAATAGAACGACCAGGTGGACGTATTGCTGACAGTGAAAATGAAATGGTTGGAAATTGTATCGAAAGACAAATCCCATTAATTGCAACTCATCAGGCAAATTATGTTTCTCAAAGTGATGCCTTTGCGTATGAAGTGGCTCAAGCCATTGCGAACGGTGTGAAGCTTAGTGACGCACAGCGAGTGAAACCAAAGCACGAGCATCACTATTTGCCAACTCGAGAACAATGGATCGAATGGTTTGCCGATCAGCCAGAGTGGCTGGAAGAAGCAGAACGACTACTAAAAAGCTGTTTTGTTGAAATTGTCACTGATCAATACCATATGCCAAAATTCCCGGTACCTGAAAATGTGTCGACACATGATGTTTTGCGTGAAAAATGTATGACCGGCCTTAGTCAGCGCTTGGCAACATTTGATGAGTCATATAAAGAGCGTCTCGAAATGGAACTGAATGTAATTAATCAAATGGGCTATGCAGATTATTTTTTAATTGTGGCAGACTTTATGGAGTATGCGAAAAACAATCAAATATTGACTGGTCCCGGTCGTGGATCTTCTGCTAGTTCCCTCGTTGCGTATTCGTTATTTATTACACACGTCGATCCTCTTCAATTCGGCTTATTATTTGAACGTTTCCTGAATCCTGAACGAATCACAATGCCGGACATTGATATCGATTTTGCCGATCACCGAAGACATGAAGTCATCCAGTATGTCGCTGAAAAATATGGACATACCCACGTGGCCCAAATTGTAACATATGGAACTTTGTCGGCAAAAGCAGCTGCTAGAGACGTGGCACGTGTCTTTGGATTTGATAGTTCTGTTCTAGAGATGATATCCAAACAACTGCCGAATAAACCCGGCATTTCATTTGAAGAGGCAGTGAACAGCTCTGAAAACCTGAAAAAATGGATTGACATGGACCGTACACATCAAAAATGGTTTGACACCGTTAAGGAGCTCGAAGGCTTGCCTAGAAACGCATCAACTCATGCGGCAGGAGTTGTCTTATCACCTGTTCCATTGGTAGAGCTACTGCCGATTGAAGCAGGACAAGACGGCATTTATTTAACCCAATGGCCAATGAAAGAAGTGGAACAGAGTGGGTTGCTTAAAATGGATTTTCTCGGATTAAGAAACTTAACCATTTTAGAGAGAATCCGTACCATGATCTGGTTCGATCAACATAAGTGGCTTGATTTCGAAAAAATCCCGCTTCATCACGAAGGAACGTTCAAGCTCCTTCAACAGGGGGATACGACCGGGGTTTTCCAATTGGAATCAGATGGAATGAGACAAGCCCTCCGTGATATCCGGCCGACTCATTTCCTGGATATTGTGGCAGTCAACGCCCTGTATCGTCCAGGTCCATTGGATAATATTCCAACGTATAAACGCAGAAAACACCGGGAAGAGAAGACGACATATGTCCACCCGATGCTTGAGCCAATATTGAAAGAAACGCATGGCGTAATTGTTTACCAGGAACAGATCATGCAAATTTCTTCTAAAATGGCTGGATTTACATTTGGCGAATCCGATATTTTAAGACGTGCAGTAAGTAAGAAAAATCGACAAGTATTGGATGAGCAGCGCCAACAGTTTGTAGAACGGGCACAGAAAAATCAATTTACTGAGCGAGAAGCAAATGAAGTGTATGATCTGATTGTCAGATTTGCAGATTATGGATTTCCGAAAAGTCATGCAGTAGCCTATAGCATGATTTCCTATCAGATGGCCTATTTAAAAGTTCAATATCCTGCTTACTTTTACGCATCGTTATTGACAGCATCAATGGGTAACCATGAAAAAATCATGCGCCTAATTCAAGAAGTCAAACAGCATAATATTGCCTTACTTCCTCCGTCCATACATAGAAGCGGGTTGACGTTCCAAGTAGAAAATGGTGCGATTCGATTTGGATTGTCTGCAGTTAAAGGAGTTTCCAATATCTTTTTACGGGACTTGTTGCAAAAACGAAAACAAGCGCATCCACTGTGGCAAGACATTTTCGAACTTGCCGTCAGTTTATCGGCAGAGCAGTTTTCACGTAAACAAATAGAGCCTTTAATTAAAGCGGGTGCTCTTGATGGCTTCGGTCAAGATCGAGCGACACTGCTTGCAACTCTTGATGCGGCAGTACAATACGCGGAACTCGTCAGACCGAAAGCAGAACAGGATTTATTTGATGGAGACGTCACGACATTCGGAAAGCCCAAGTATGTGAAAAACTCGGACATGCCGGAAATGCTGAAACTTCAGTTTGAAAGGGAAACGCTTGGATTGTATATGTCCAATCACCCGGTAGAAAGATTGAAAAAAGAAATGACCATTAATGCAACTCCAATTCAAGAAATCAAATATGCACGTAATGGTCGGGCGGTGGTCATTGTCGGCATGATTGAAGAAATCCGTAGAATTCGCACCAAAAAAGGTGAGTCTATGGCATTTGTAACCGTGCAGGATGAGACGTCAGATATTTCATGTACGGTATTTCCGAAAGACTATGCTTCTCACAATCTTGTCATTAAAGAACAGCATGTTTTAGAAATCGAAGGCACTGTGGAATGGCGGCAAGGTAAGCCACAAATCATTGTGAAAAATATGCAAACGCTGTCGAAATGACGACCTAACGTTAATCCTTTAGGTCGTTTTTTGTGTTTATTCTGTAGATTTTTCTAAATCACTCATGCTTAAACATTTTGATTATTCCGGAATGTGATTTTTGAATTTGCCATTGCATGGATGACAATTTTTTTGTATGATAGGTTCATTGAGTGGTCAGACCACTTTGAAAATTATGGAAGGTCGAGGGCGTTTTATGACAAATCAAACGACAAAAATGTATTTGCAAATCGTTCGTGAACTTCGACTTCTTATTCAATCGGAAAACATACGACCTGGGGGGAAACTTCCATCTGAACGTGAATTGGCGGAACGACTTCAAGTAGGGAGATCGACCGTTCGAGAAGCACTGCGCAGTCTGGAGCTATTAGGATTAATTGAAACTAAACGTGGAGAAGGTACTTTTCTGACAGATTTTCGAAAGCACAAATTAGTTGAAGTCTTGTCGACGTTTATTTTGCAAGATTCGAAATCCATTGAGGATATTCATGTTACGCGTGAAATACACGAAAAAGAAGCCATCCGCATAGTCGCAGGATCTCCTATTCTGAATAAACTGCCGGTATGGGCGAGTTTACTCAAACAACTGCAAGAAGTAGGAACCATTGTGCGCGAGGATATGATTCGGGAAATACTCATTTCAAGTAATAATCGATTGTCACTGAAAATGTGGTTTCTTTTGAAGCAATATGGAGAAGAACCATACCAAGGACACTCTGAAATTGAAGAAAATAATTACATTCAACAATTATTGACAGCCATTATAGATGGGAAAATTGATGAAGCGATTCGCTCATATACTGCTTGGACAAGATGGTTAACACAAGGGAGAGAAACCACATGATTCGTGATATATTTTCAAGAAATCGTAAAAATAAATATGTAACGATTCCTTCAAATGCATCAAAAACAGATGTTCCAGAAGGTTTAATGACAAAATGTCCGGAATGTAAACATATCGGGTTGACGAAAGACATAATCAAAAATAAAAAAGTTTGTCCAGCTTGTGATCATCATTACAAAATGACGGCTCATGAACGTGTAGCAATTTTCTTGGATGAAGAAACATTTGTATCCATGGACGATCATTTGGCAACAGTCAATCCACTTAAATTCCCAGGGTACACGGATAAAATTAAGTCGGATAGTGAGAAAACAGGATTGAACGAAGCTGTCTTGACTGGTACAGGAATGTTGAACGGACGTAAAATCGTTGTAGCTATTATGGATGCGCATTTCCGCATGGGTTCGATGGGATCTGTAGTGGGTGAAAAAATCACCCGAGCTATTGAAGAAGCAACGAAGCAAGAAGTGCCTTTTATTATTTTCACAGCCAGCGGTGGAGCCCGCATGCAAGAAGGCGTACTTTCGCTTATGCAAATGGCAAAAACAAGCGTGGCGCTAAATCGACATAGCGAAAAAGGACAACTATTTATTTCCATCCTGACACATCCTACAACGGGTGGGGTATCTGCAAGTTTTGCGTCGATTGGGGACATCAATTTAGCTGAACCTAAAGCTTTGATTGGATTTGCAGGCCGACGTGTTATTGAACAAACTGTACGGGAAAAACTACCTGAAAATTTCCAGACGGCTGAGTTTTTATTGGCACATGGACAATTGGATGCAGTGGTCCATCGTTCTTCGATGAAAGAAACCGTATCTACACTAGTGAAGCTTCATTCGAAAGGAGGCAACTAATATGGTAAAGACTCTTCCTTTTGAAGAACCCGTTATTCAATTACGTGATAAAATCAGTGAGTTAAAAGAATTCACTTCAAATGCTGAAGTTGATTTATCGACAGAAATTCAGCAATTAGAAGATCGCCTTCAAAAACTGGAAACAGATATTTATGACAACATGCAACCGTGGGACCGTGTTCAAGTCGCAAGACATCCAGAACGTCCAACGACATTGGATTATATTCGTGAAATTTTCACGGACTTTATTGAACTTCACGGAGACCGTTCGTACGGAGATGATGAAGCCATTGTCGGAGGCATTGCAGCGTTTAATGGATGCCCGATTACTGTAATCGGGCATCAACGGGGCAAAGATACGAAAGAGAATATCCGCCGCAATTTTGGAATGCCGCACCCGGAAGGTTATCGGAAAGCATTACGATTGATGAAGCAAGCAGAGAAGTTCAATCGGCCCATTATTTGTTTTATTGATACAAAAGGAGCTTATCCCGGAAAAGCTGCAGAAGAGCGCGGACAAAGCGAAGCGATTGCAAGAAATCTTCTCGAGATGGCCGGGCTAAAAGTGCCTGTCATAAGTGTAGTGATTGGAGAAGGTGGAAGTGGCGGTGCATTGGCTTTAGGAGTTGCAAACCACGTTCATATGCTCGAAAACTCCACTTACTCTGTTATTTCGCCTGAAGGGGCAGCATCGATTTTATGGAAAGATTCTGCTCTGGCTAAACAAGCGGCGGAAGCAATGAAAATCACGGCACCCGATTTAAAACAAATGGGCATTGTTGATGAAATCATTCAAGAAGCAGTTGGTGGCGCACATCGTGATCCAAAGCAACAAGCCATCTATATGAAAGAAGCACTTCAACGTTCAATAGATTCACTCAGCAAACTGAGTAAAGAAGAATTGGTCGATAATCGTTATGAGAAATTCAAATCCATCGGGGAATTTGCTGAATGAGGATGCGTATATCGCATCCTTATTTTTTTTCACTGACAATGAGCGTTCAAACATGTTAATGTGAATATATGGTTTGGCAAAGGAGGAACATCCAATTGAAAAGAATCGGTGTTTTAACAAGTGGTGGCGATGCACCAGGAATGAATGCAGCCTTGCGTGCAGTTGTCAGAAAAGCAATTTATCATGATATGGAAGTCATGGGTGTCTATAATGGTTATCAAGGTCTAATTGATGGCAAGATAGTACAGTTGGACTTGGGTTCAGTTGGGGATATTATTCAAAGAGGCGGAACGAAATTGCATTCTGCCCGTTGTCTCGAGTTTATAACCGAAGAAGGACAATTGAAAGCCATCGACCAAATGAAAAAACATGGCATTGAAGGTCTTGTTGTGATTGGTGGAGATGGTTCTTATCGCGGAGCAATGGCTTTAACATCCCAAGGATTTCCATGCATCGGTGTGCCTGGCACCATCGATAACGACATTCCGGGTACGGATTTCACAATAGGTTTTGATACAGCACTCAATACGGTGATTGAAGCAATAGATAAAATTCGCGACACGGCAACTTCTCATGAGCGTACTTTCATTATAGAAGTGATGGGCCGGGATGCGGGTGATTTGGCTTTGTGGGCAGGTTTAGCCGGTGGGGCTGAAACAATCGTGATTCCGGAAGAACCGTTTGATCTAGAAGATATACTTTCCCGCCTTCGCAGTGGACATGAACGCGGAAAAAAACATAGCATTATTATTGTCTCAGAAGGTGTCATGAATGCCAATGAATTTGCCGATTTATTGAAAGAGCATGCGCAGATAGAAACTCGGGTTTCTGTCCTCGGGCATATTCAGCGAGGAGGCTCTCCGACTGCACGGGACCGCGTATTAGCCAGTCTTTTCGGAGCTCGGGCTGTTGAAAAGTTGATGGAAGGTGCCGGAGGACTTGCCATTGGCATGCGTAATCATCAAGTGGTAGACTATTCTATGACTGAGGCTTTCGACGGAAAGCATGAAGCAGATTTAACTATGTATAAACTATCAAAAGAATTAGCCATTTAGTGTAATGGAGAGGATACAACAATGAGAAAAACAAAAATCGTATGTACAATCGGACCAGCCAGTGAATCACCTGAAATGCTTGAAAAATTAATCGAAGCAGGGATGAACGTCGCTCGCTTGAACTTTTCACATGGAAATCATGAAGAGCACGGAGAACGTATTAAGCGTATTCGTGAAGCGTCAAAGAAAACCGGGAAAATCGTCGGTATTCTTTTGGATACAAAAGGCCCTGAAATTCGCACGCATCAAATGGAAAACGATGCGATCGAATTGGAATCAGGTCAATCTTTAGCGATTTCAATGACTGAAGTGTTAGGGACAAAAGACATGTTTTCTATCACCTATGACCGCTTAATTGAAGATGTAAGTGAAGGCTCTGTCATCTTACTCGATGATGGATTAATTGAACTTCGCGTTTCTAGTGTAGATCAAACTGAAGGCTTGATTCATACTGTTGTGTATAATGCCGGAACGTTGAAAAATAAAAAAGGCGTTAACGTACCAGGTGTTTCTGTACAACTGCCAGGAATAACTGACAAAGATGCTCAAGATATATTATTTGGTATTGAACAAGACGTTGATTTCATTGCTGCATCATTTGTGCGTCGTGCAAAAGATGTCATGGAAATTCGCGAATTGCTTGAGAACAATGATGGTGGGCATATTCAGATCATCCCGAAAATCGAGAACCAGGAAGGCGTCGATAATATTGATGACATCCTGTTGGTATCGGACGGACTAATGGTTGCTCGCGGAGATTTAGGCGTTGAAATTCCTGCCGAAGAAGTGCCTTTGGTTCAAAAAAGCTTAATTGGTAAATGTAATGAAGCGGGTAAACCAGTCATTACAGCAACACAGATGTTGGATTCCATGCAACGTAATCCCCGCCCGACTCGTGCGGAAGCGAGTGATGTAGCAAACGCAATCTTTGATGGAACAGATGCAATCATGCTATCGGGTGAAACTGCAGCAGGAATGTATCCGGTTGAGTCCGTCAAGACCATGGATAAAATCGCTATCCGTACGGAAGATGCATTGGACTATCGTGCAATTGTTTCTGCAAAGAGTAAAAGCAAAGATGTCACAATGACGGATGCAATCGGTCAAGCAGTTGCCCATACATCCATAAACTTAAAAGCAAAAGCAATTATTGCACCTACTGAAAGTGGCCATACAGCGAAAATGATTTCGAAGTATCGTCAAGGTGCATCAATCATTGCTGTAACTTCTACTGAACGACCATCACGTAAATTGACTCTTGTGTGGGGCGTTTATCCGATTGTTGGTGAAAAAGTAGGTTCAACTGACGAGATTCTGGATCTTTCAGTGGAAGAAAGTTTAAAACATAATTACGTAAAACATGGTGACCTTGTTATCATTACGGCAGGTGTACCAGTCGGTGAAGCAGGAACAACAAACTTGATGAAAGTTCATGTAATTGGTGATATTGTGGCTAAAGGACAAGGCATTGGTAAATCTGTTGCATTCGGACATACG from Paenisporosarcina sp. FSL H8-0542 encodes:
- a CDS encoding bifunctional oligoribonuclease/PAP phosphatase NrnA — its product is MKRQIIDTISAYETIIIHRHVRPDPDAYGSSVGLKEILKASYPDKKVYVTGEHDETLSFLAEPDQVSDAQFEGALIIVTDTANTERIDDQRYLSGAFLIKIDHHPNDDAYGDLLWVNTQASSASEMIYDLYEEGKTSANWQMSDAAARVLFAGIVGDTGRFMFSSTSQKTFDTAGELIKYNFDRTELFNGMYEVERNLLHLQGHIYQHFVMNDNGAAYVKLPLETLKEFGVTASETSLLVGSLGNVKGIKAWIIFIEEEDQIRVRLRSKGPIINELAKQYGGGGHPLAAGASIYSWKDADEVIAKLNKLCE
- the dnaE gene encoding DNA polymerase III subunit alpha, whose protein sequence is MYPVYPQVGTSADLLNSTIRLEALIPFLQKQQATSVAITNRRLYGVMPFYQAVKKAGLHPVIGLTCLIELTDETLVEVQLYAKTNLGYQNLLKISSALEVKALSALPLKWLRAYKEDCFVVVQLSKIAVLETVESILDALKDCLGSGLLVGIERPGGRIADSENEMVGNCIERQIPLIATHQANYVSQSDAFAYEVAQAIANGVKLSDAQRVKPKHEHHYLPTREQWIEWFADQPEWLEEAERLLKSCFVEIVTDQYHMPKFPVPENVSTHDVLREKCMTGLSQRLATFDESYKERLEMELNVINQMGYADYFLIVADFMEYAKNNQILTGPGRGSSASSLVAYSLFITHVDPLQFGLLFERFLNPERITMPDIDIDFADHRRHEVIQYVAEKYGHTHVAQIVTYGTLSAKAAARDVARVFGFDSSVLEMISKQLPNKPGISFEEAVNSSENLKKWIDMDRTHQKWFDTVKELEGLPRNASTHAAGVVLSPVPLVELLPIEAGQDGIYLTQWPMKEVEQSGLLKMDFLGLRNLTILERIRTMIWFDQHKWLDFEKIPLHHEGTFKLLQQGDTTGVFQLESDGMRQALRDIRPTHFLDIVAVNALYRPGPLDNIPTYKRRKHREEKTTYVHPMLEPILKETHGVIVYQEQIMQISSKMAGFTFGESDILRRAVSKKNRQVLDEQRQQFVERAQKNQFTEREANEVYDLIVRFADYGFPKSHAVAYSMISYQMAYLKVQYPAYFYASLLTASMGNHEKIMRLIQEVKQHNIALLPPSIHRSGLTFQVENGAIRFGLSAVKGVSNIFLRDLLQKRKQAHPLWQDIFELAVSLSAEQFSRKQIEPLIKAGALDGFGQDRATLLATLDAAVQYAELVRPKAEQDLFDGDVTTFGKPKYVKNSDMPEMLKLQFERETLGLYMSNHPVERLKKEMTINATPIQEIKYARNGRAVVIVGMIEEIRRIRTKKGESMAFVTVQDETSDISCTVFPKDYASHNLVIKEQHVLEIEGTVEWRQGKPQIIVKNMQTLSK
- a CDS encoding GntR family transcriptional regulator; protein product: MTNQTTKMYLQIVRELRLLIQSENIRPGGKLPSERELAERLQVGRSTVREALRSLELLGLIETKRGEGTFLTDFRKHKLVEVLSTFILQDSKSIEDIHVTREIHEKEAIRIVAGSPILNKLPVWASLLKQLQEVGTIVREDMIREILISSNNRLSLKMWFLLKQYGEEPYQGHSEIEENNYIQQLLTAIIDGKIDEAIRSYTAWTRWLTQGRETT
- the accD gene encoding acetyl-CoA carboxylase, carboxyltransferase subunit beta, whose protein sequence is MIRDIFSRNRKNKYVTIPSNASKTDVPEGLMTKCPECKHIGLTKDIIKNKKVCPACDHHYKMTAHERVAIFLDEETFVSMDDHLATVNPLKFPGYTDKIKSDSEKTGLNEAVLTGTGMLNGRKIVVAIMDAHFRMGSMGSVVGEKITRAIEEATKQEVPFIIFTASGGARMQEGVLSLMQMAKTSVALNRHSEKGQLFISILTHPTTGGVSASFASIGDINLAEPKALIGFAGRRVIEQTVREKLPENFQTAEFLLAHGQLDAVVHRSSMKETVSTLVKLHSKGGN
- the accA gene encoding acetyl-CoA carboxylase carboxyl transferase subunit alpha; this encodes MVKTLPFEEPVIQLRDKISELKEFTSNAEVDLSTEIQQLEDRLQKLETDIYDNMQPWDRVQVARHPERPTTLDYIREIFTDFIELHGDRSYGDDEAIVGGIAAFNGCPITVIGHQRGKDTKENIRRNFGMPHPEGYRKALRLMKQAEKFNRPIICFIDTKGAYPGKAAEERGQSEAIARNLLEMAGLKVPVISVVIGEGGSGGALALGVANHVHMLENSTYSVISPEGAASILWKDSALAKQAAEAMKITAPDLKQMGIVDEIIQEAVGGAHRDPKQQAIYMKEALQRSIDSLSKLSKEELVDNRYEKFKSIGEFAE
- the pfkA gene encoding 6-phosphofructokinase; the protein is MKRIGVLTSGGDAPGMNAALRAVVRKAIYHDMEVMGVYNGYQGLIDGKIVQLDLGSVGDIIQRGGTKLHSARCLEFITEEGQLKAIDQMKKHGIEGLVVIGGDGSYRGAMALTSQGFPCIGVPGTIDNDIPGTDFTIGFDTALNTVIEAIDKIRDTATSHERTFIIEVMGRDAGDLALWAGLAGGAETIVIPEEPFDLEDILSRLRSGHERGKKHSIIIVSEGVMNANEFADLLKEHAQIETRVSVLGHIQRGGSPTARDRVLASLFGARAVEKLMEGAGGLAIGMRNHQVVDYSMTEAFDGKHEADLTMYKLSKELAI
- the pyk gene encoding pyruvate kinase, with translation MRKTKIVCTIGPASESPEMLEKLIEAGMNVARLNFSHGNHEEHGERIKRIREASKKTGKIVGILLDTKGPEIRTHQMENDAIELESGQSLAISMTEVLGTKDMFSITYDRLIEDVSEGSVILLDDGLIELRVSSVDQTEGLIHTVVYNAGTLKNKKGVNVPGVSVQLPGITDKDAQDILFGIEQDVDFIAASFVRRAKDVMEIRELLENNDGGHIQIIPKIENQEGVDNIDDILLVSDGLMVARGDLGVEIPAEEVPLVQKSLIGKCNEAGKPVITATQMLDSMQRNPRPTRAEASDVANAIFDGTDAIMLSGETAAGMYPVESVKTMDKIAIRTEDALDYRAIVSAKSKSKDVTMTDAIGQAVAHTSINLKAKAIIAPTESGHTAKMISKYRQGASIIAVTSTERPSRKLTLVWGVYPIVGEKVGSTDEILDLSVEESLKHNYVKHGDLVIITAGVPVGEAGTTNLMKVHVIGDIVAKGQGIGKSVAFGHTVVANNADDLANIDTTDSIIVTIGSDRDMMPAINKCAGLITEEGGLTSHAAVVGLSLGIPVIVGVKDATKLIVNGQDVTMDAESGVIYHGHASSVL